CCGCTTCAAACGCTTTTTCGGCTGCTTCTAATATTCGTTGAGCGTTTCCGCTTAAGTCTCCAACGGTGGGGTTAAGTTGAGCGATCGCAATTTTCATAGTTGTTTGTTCCTGTCAATCATGAATGCTTAAACTGTACTATAAACACTTTTACTATTCCCAAAGTAAGACTCATAAATTAAGTATAGAATCCTAAATCAGAGAAAGCGACTATTATAGTTTTTGAGCAAAAACTATAATAAACATCCGTCTTATTTTAGTTTTCTGGTAAAATCTAAAATAAGCATCCACCTTATTTTAGTTTTCTGGTAAAATCTAAAATAAGGCATCCCATGATTCCTGATGAAGAACTTTAAATCTGGCACATACATCCAACAGAGTCATTACAGAAGCTTTCAACCCAACCTCATCAATAAAGGTTGGACATTGGATAACATGGAAATCCAAAAACTTCTAGAACAAGCAAATCGAGAATTAGGTCGGTTAGATATGTATTCAGAATATATTCCTAACAACGAGATGACTGGCTAGAAATCCGCAACTATATAGTATTACAACTTTTGATCAAATTTTAAAACTTCAGAAAACAGTAGATGCCCAAATCCAAACATTAGGTCGTCGAACCTCCAATGCTCAAAAAGTCTTAAATTCCTTGTATCAACGACCCCGAATTAATGCAGATAGGCCTAATCATTAAAATCTATAAATATTCTTCTTGGATCGGAATTTCGACTTTTTGTAAATCCGGGATTTGAATCACTTCTTTCTCCTGTTCCTTAACATTAATCGGAACTCTCAAGGGTTGACGCTGTTCTATCCAACAACTGGCTAACGGTAAAGTTTGATCCAACTCTTCCAAAGGTCGCGGAATCACCATCACGGCGTTTAACTCGCCAATGCGTTCGGCTTCAAACATTCCCGCCTCAACCGCCATCGCCACATCGGACACGGGCCCCCGAATAATCGCCGTACACAATCCCGCCCCAATCCGTTCATAGGACATCAGACGGACATCCGCCGCCTTCAACATCGCATCCGCCGCCCCTACCATTGCTGGAAATCCCCGCGTTTCTAGTAAACCCACCGCCTGATTACTCAAACGATGACTCGCCCCCCCGTTGGTGAGGTGGGATAACCGGGAACTAATCGGCAGTATAATTTCCAGGTTAGGGAAAGGTCGAGGAATCACTAACGTAGAGATCAGTTGACCAAACTGTTTAGCCGTTTGCGCCCCAGTTTCCACCGCTAAACGCACTTCAGCAATTTTTCCCCGAACAATGGCGGTACAATGTCCACCCCCAATTTTTTCATATCCGACTAAATGAACCCCGGCGGACTTCAGCATCATATCAGCCGTTCCCACAATAGCCGGGAAGCTCTGAGTCGAAACTAAACCCAGAGCCATATCTCTAAACTCGTGCTGAACTGACTGTTCAGAATAACCGGAATTTTGTCTGTTT
This genomic window from Planktothrix serta PCC 8927 contains:
- a CDS encoding carbon dioxide-concentrating mechanism protein: MDANRQNSGYSEQSVQHEFRDMALGLVSTQSFPAIVGTADMMLKSAGVHLVGYEKIGGGHCTAIVRGKIAEVRLAVETGAQTAKQFGQLISTLVIPRPFPNLEIILPISSRLSHLTNGGASHRLSNQAVGLLETRGFPAMVGAADAMLKAADVRLMSYERIGAGLCTAIIRGPVSDVAMAVEAGMFEAERIGELNAVMVIPRPLEELDQTLPLASCWIEQRQPLRVPINVKEQEKEVIQIPDLQKVEIPIQEEYL